In Gemmatimonadales bacterium, a single genomic region encodes these proteins:
- a CDS encoding DDE-type integrase/transposase/recombinase, whose amino-acid sequence MAVSAATWGASRIAAYLRHRWQLRVAPSTVQRALRRTGLATRRQRLTVLEHRALQTAGLLTERTRRLWQAQHGQPRHVAAREPGELVCLDTFYIGQLKGVGKVWQITACDAACSYGVAWLLPAHTAEAAAHFLRRILLPLYRRAGWRLRRVLTDGGPEFKGAFDEACHALGLRHTRTKPRHAWTNGFVERLQGTILQEHWRVAFRRPLLHQPDGLAAQPRGLHAVLQPRTAASRLSRPRPHPRRALLGRRAGMTSYRTLGWPRCLHHCESGQPRALMILKTRWSLMRS is encoded by the coding sequence GTGGCCGTGAGTGCCGCGACCTGGGGCGCGAGTCGGATCGCGGCGTATCTGCGGCACCGCTGGCAGCTGCGCGTGGCGCCCAGCACCGTGCAGCGGGCCCTGCGGCGGACGGGGCTGGCGACCCGTCGGCAGCGGCTGACCGTGCTCGAGCACCGCGCCCTGCAGACGGCGGGCTTGCTCACCGAGCGAACGCGCCGCCTCTGGCAGGCGCAGCACGGCCAGCCCCGGCATGTGGCGGCCCGCGAACCCGGGGAGCTGGTGTGTCTGGACACCTTCTACATCGGGCAGCTCAAGGGCGTGGGCAAGGTCTGGCAGATCACCGCCTGCGATGCCGCGTGCTCCTACGGCGTGGCGTGGCTCCTGCCCGCTCACACCGCCGAAGCGGCCGCCCACTTCCTGCGGCGGATCCTGCTGCCGCTGTATCGGCGCGCCGGCTGGCGGCTGCGCCGCGTGCTCACCGACGGCGGCCCCGAGTTCAAGGGGGCGTTCGATGAAGCCTGTCACGCCCTGGGCCTCCGCCACACGCGCACCAAGCCGCGGCACGCCTGGACTAACGGCTTTGTCGAACGCCTCCAAGGCACGATCCTGCAGGAACACTGGCGCGTGGCCTTTCGCCGCCCGTTACTTCACCAGCCGGACGGCCTTGCAGCACAGCCTCGAGGCCTTCATGCAGTCCTACAACCACGAACGGCCGCATCAAGGCTATCGCGTCCGCGGCCGCACCCCCGCCGCGCTCTTCTGGGGCGCCGCGCGGGGATGACCTCTTACCGCACTCTGGGGTGGCCACGGTGTCTACACCATTGCGAGTCTGGACAGCCTAGGGCCTTGATGATCTTGAAGACCCGGTGGTCTCTCATGCGTTCCTGA
- a CDS encoding helix-turn-helix domain-containing protein, with product MTLDEKVHGLRLHVIRRAEALGNVSRACREAGISRALFYRWRQRVERYGQDGVHPRRYRARPGRPVQLRRRQSDCS from the coding sequence ATGACCCTCGACGAGAAGGTACACGGCCTGCGACTGCATGTCATCCGGCGGGCGGAGGCCCTGGGCAACGTCAGCCGGGCCTGCCGGGAGGCAGGGATCTCCCGGGCGCTGTTCTATCGGTGGCGGCAGCGGGTGGAGCGTTATGGCCAGGACGGCGTCCATCCCCGTCGGTACCGGGCCCGGCCCGGCCGACCGGTGCAGCTGCGCCGGAGACAGAGCGACTGCTCTTGA
- a CDS encoding ABC transporter ATP-binding protein/permease, which yields MSPTKVSLRRTLSTAWAMIGPYWFSEDRWAARGLLLAVVLLTLGTVYLTVLLNQWNNTFYSALQDKDLAAFRRQLFRVTWLIGIFIVLAVYQAYLTQMLEIRWRRWLNDRYLRAWLADRAYYRMQLVARETDNPDQRIAEDVHLLAAHTLGLFSGGLRAIVTLVTFVAILWGLSGTFTVPVGVFTITIPGSMVWVAILYATAGTWLTDWLGRPLVRLNYDRQRYEADYRFSLVRFRENTEGVALYRGEAHEFRSFRKRFEHVVGNWWGIMRRQKRMAYFTSGYGLGAWIVPSIVAAPRYFRGELGLGGLMQTTQAFQQVQDALSFFIQSYKELAAWSAVIERLAGFERALEHVRHHTTDGGVRLAEGRPTHLSVEGVDLDLPDGQPLMANINFSLVRGETVLLAGASGSGKSTLVRAIAGIWPFGRGKIHVPEGARVLFLPQRPYLPIGALREVVSYPMSGGGVEDKTLREALEAVGLTEIAGRLDEEANWALQLSPGEQQRLAFARTLVQKPGWLFLDEATSALDETTEARLYRLVRERLPETMVFSIGHRATLELFHARRLMVERSANGPASIVEMPAAATAPEA from the coding sequence GTGAGCCCGACCAAAGTCAGCCTGCGCAGAACGCTTTCCACCGCATGGGCCATGATTGGCCCGTACTGGTTCTCCGAGGACCGATGGGCGGCCCGGGGGCTCCTGCTCGCCGTGGTGCTCCTCACGCTCGGTACGGTCTACCTCACGGTGCTCTTGAATCAGTGGAACAACACCTTCTACAGCGCCCTCCAGGACAAGGACCTCGCGGCCTTTCGCCGGCAGCTGTTCCGCGTCACGTGGCTGATCGGCATCTTCATCGTTCTTGCCGTCTACCAGGCCTACCTCACCCAGATGCTCGAGATCCGCTGGCGACGCTGGCTGAACGACCGCTACCTTCGCGCCTGGCTGGCCGATCGCGCCTACTACCGGATGCAGCTCGTGGCGCGTGAGACGGACAACCCCGACCAGCGCATCGCGGAAGATGTGCACCTCCTCGCAGCTCACACCCTGGGTCTGTTCTCCGGCGGTCTGCGCGCGATCGTCACGCTGGTGACCTTCGTGGCGATCCTGTGGGGGCTGTCCGGAACATTCACCGTCCCGGTCGGCGTGTTCACCATCACCATTCCTGGCTCCATGGTCTGGGTGGCCATTCTGTACGCAACCGCCGGGACCTGGCTGACCGACTGGCTCGGTCGCCCCCTCGTCCGGCTGAACTACGATCGGCAGCGGTACGAAGCCGATTACCGCTTCAGCCTCGTCCGCTTCCGCGAGAACACCGAGGGCGTGGCCCTGTACCGCGGCGAGGCGCACGAGTTTCGTAGCTTTCGCAAACGGTTCGAGCATGTGGTGGGCAACTGGTGGGGCATCATGCGCCGACAGAAGCGGATGGCCTACTTCACGTCCGGTTACGGGCTGGGGGCGTGGATCGTCCCGTCGATCGTCGCCGCGCCCCGCTACTTCCGGGGCGAGCTTGGTCTCGGCGGCCTCATGCAGACGACCCAGGCCTTCCAGCAAGTTCAGGATGCGCTCAGCTTCTTCATCCAGTCCTACAAGGAGCTCGCGGCGTGGAGCGCCGTGATCGAGCGGCTCGCGGGCTTCGAGCGCGCACTCGAGCACGTGCGGCACCACACTACGGACGGCGGCGTCCGCCTCGCCGAGGGACGCCCCACACACCTGAGCGTGGAGGGGGTCGACCTCGATCTACCGGATGGCCAGCCCCTCATGGCGAACATCAACTTTTCGCTTGTGCGCGGCGAGACCGTGCTCCTGGCCGGCGCGTCTGGCTCGGGAAAGAGCACGCTCGTCCGTGCCATCGCCGGCATCTGGCCGTTCGGGCGTGGCAAGATCCACGTGCCGGAGGGTGCCCGGGTCCTCTTTCTCCCGCAGCGGCCGTATCTGCCGATCGGTGCGCTCCGGGAGGTGGTGAGCTATCCGATGTCCGGCGGCGGTGTGGAGGACAAGACGCTGCGCGAGGCGCTCGAGGCCGTGGGCCTCACGGAGATCGCCGGGCGACTGGACGAGGAGGCCAACTGGGCCCTCCAGCTCTCCCCCGGCGAGCAGCAGCGCTTGGCATTCGCCCGGACCTTGGTCCAGAAGCCCGGCTGGCTCTTTCTCGACGAGGCGACCTCGGCGCTGGACGAGACGACGGAAGCGCGCCTGTATCGGCTGGTGCGCGAGCGACTCCCGGAGACGATGGTGTTCAGCATCGGCCATCGGGCCACGCTGGAGCTCTTCCACGCTCGTCGACTCATGGTAGAACGCAGTGCGAACGGGCCCGCCTCCATCGTGGAGATGCCCGCCGCCGCCACGGCTCCTGAAGCGTGA
- a CDS encoding ABC transporter ATP-binding protein produces MRDGFTSSLGRFRQLLRALSYFRPDAGRIALALSLLLAGIGLNLLKPWPLALLVDSVLGTKPYPGWLPDTARAWGQPVQLTAIIAASLALHLVHAAACGGHAYLSIDVGLRGLRRVRDDVFGWLQRLSLRYHHGTEAGDIIFRAGTDTSAFQTLFLQGFLTFVSAAGTLLFMGVAMARLNLRLAAVALIAVPILLLSIKVFGRAMRVRGTAAQQAEGKVYALIHQGITALPLIQSNAREYHEQQRFTAHTEKAQRQKMAQQGLEVLYWGSISVILSACTLGVTWVGARQVLDANLTVGELLVFLAYVAQLFEPLRQLSQVGATLTSASASTRRVFEILDTPEEVKDRPDARPVCQGDPHGSAGLPTSADNMFVAVGGAPAVSPCPPLPVYGNITYDDVSFSYGRARPVLGHINFKLMAGTSAAIIGPSGAGKTTLLNLLPRFFDPVSGAVLLEGVDLRELRLEDLRAQIALVLQEPIILPTTVAENISYGKPHATMEEIEAAAHAARAADLIEKLPEHYRTVIGDGGAHLSVGEKQRINLARAFLKDAPILLMDEPTSALDVESEAQVVASLFALMRGRTTLMVAHRLTTIRRVDKILVVDNGSLTEMGAPEDLLAEQGYYARVVGGQLDL; encoded by the coding sequence TTGAGGGACGGCTTCACTTCTTCGCTGGGACGCTTCCGTCAGCTGCTCCGGGCGCTGAGCTACTTCCGGCCCGACGCTGGGCGGATAGCCCTGGCCTTGAGTCTGTTGCTCGCCGGCATCGGGCTCAACCTGCTGAAGCCCTGGCCCCTGGCGCTCCTGGTCGATAGCGTCCTCGGGACAAAGCCGTACCCGGGATGGCTGCCCGACACGGCACGCGCGTGGGGGCAACCCGTCCAGCTCACCGCCATCATCGCGGCCTCGCTGGCGCTTCATCTCGTACACGCCGCCGCGTGTGGCGGGCACGCCTACCTCTCGATCGACGTGGGGCTCCGTGGCCTGCGGCGGGTTCGCGATGACGTCTTCGGCTGGCTTCAGCGCCTCTCGCTGCGCTATCACCATGGCACCGAGGCCGGGGACATCATCTTCCGGGCCGGGACGGACACGAGCGCCTTTCAGACCTTGTTCCTCCAGGGGTTCCTCACCTTCGTCAGCGCCGCCGGCACGCTCCTGTTCATGGGGGTGGCGATGGCCCGGCTGAACCTGCGCCTCGCCGCGGTGGCGCTGATCGCGGTACCCATCCTGCTGCTGTCGATCAAGGTCTTCGGGCGGGCGATGCGGGTGCGGGGCACCGCCGCCCAGCAAGCGGAGGGCAAGGTCTACGCGCTCATCCACCAGGGGATCACCGCCCTGCCACTGATCCAGAGCAATGCGCGCGAGTATCACGAGCAGCAGCGTTTCACGGCGCACACCGAGAAGGCGCAACGGCAAAAGATGGCGCAGCAGGGGCTCGAGGTCCTTTACTGGGGCTCGATCTCGGTGATCCTCAGCGCGTGCACGCTCGGCGTGACCTGGGTAGGGGCTCGTCAGGTACTGGACGCGAACCTCACGGTGGGGGAGCTGCTCGTTTTTCTCGCCTACGTCGCTCAGCTCTTCGAGCCGCTCCGTCAGCTCTCGCAGGTCGGCGCCACCCTGACGAGCGCGAGCGCGAGCACGCGGCGGGTGTTCGAGATCCTGGATACGCCCGAGGAGGTCAAGGACCGTCCGGACGCACGCCCGGTCTGCCAGGGCGACCCCCATGGATCGGCCGGACTACCCACCTCCGCGGACAACATGTTCGTCGCCGTCGGTGGCGCGCCGGCCGTATCCCCGTGCCCGCCGCTCCCGGTCTACGGCAACATCACCTACGACGACGTGTCCTTCTCGTACGGAAGGGCGCGGCCGGTGCTCGGCCACATCAATTTCAAGCTGATGGCGGGCACGTCGGCGGCCATCATCGGCCCGAGCGGCGCGGGCAAGACGACGCTGCTGAACCTGCTGCCGCGGTTCTTCGATCCGGTGAGCGGCGCGGTCCTGCTGGAGGGCGTCGACCTGCGCGAGCTCCGCCTGGAGGACCTCCGGGCGCAAATCGCCCTCGTCCTGCAGGAGCCCATCATCCTGCCCACCACCGTGGCCGAGAATATCTCCTACGGAAAGCCGCACGCGACGATGGAGGAGATCGAGGCCGCCGCGCATGCCGCCCGGGCCGCCGACCTCATCGAGAAGCTGCCCGAGCACTATCGAACCGTCATCGGGGACGGGGGCGCGCACCTGAGCGTCGGGGAAAAGCAGCGGATCAATCTGGCCCGGGCGTTCCTCAAGGACGCGCCGATCCTTCTCATGGACGAGCCGACGAGCGCGCTCGACGTGGAGAGCGAAGCCCAGGTCGTGGCCAGCCTTTTCGCGCTGATGCGCGGGCGCACCACGTTGATGGTCGCCCACCGGCTCACCACGATCCGCCGGGTCGACAAGATCCTGGTGGTGGACAACGGCAGCCTGACCGAGATGGGGGCTCCCGAAGACCTCCTCGCCGAGCAGGGCTACTACGCGCGAGTCGTCGGCGGCCAGCTCGATCTCTAG